In one Aquabacterium sp. OR-4 genomic region, the following are encoded:
- a CDS encoding branched-chain amino acid ABC transporter permease, with translation MDTLLFGLLNGLIYGLLLFMVSAGLTLIFGMMGVLNFAHASFYMLGAYFAYTLQGLLGFGAAVVVATVLAGGVGALVERFFLRRVHHHGHAHELLLTFGLSFIVAEAIKLLFGNFPVDYHVPAALDGPAFMLGGQQYPRYRLLMGGVALAMFGLLYLLLTRTRVGIIVRSAIYRPRMVEALGHNVQQVFMGVFGVGAALAGLAGAIAGAFYTTSPNMALEVGVMVFVVVVVGGLGSLGGAMLASLLIGLMTSLAVGIDHSLADALTLVGAGTWAQGVGGLLTLKLSSLAATLPFALMLLVLLLRPQGLLGDKT, from the coding sequence ATGGACACCCTGCTGTTCGGCCTGCTCAACGGGCTCATCTACGGGCTGCTGCTGTTCATGGTGTCGGCCGGCCTGACGCTGATCTTCGGCATGATGGGCGTGCTGAACTTCGCCCACGCTTCGTTCTACATGCTGGGGGCGTACTTCGCGTACACCCTGCAGGGCCTGCTGGGCTTTGGCGCGGCGGTGGTGGTGGCCACCGTGCTGGCCGGCGGTGTGGGAGCGCTGGTCGAGCGCTTCTTCCTGCGCCGGGTTCACCACCATGGCCACGCGCACGAGCTGCTGCTGACCTTCGGCCTGTCGTTCATCGTGGCCGAGGCCATCAAGCTGCTGTTCGGCAACTTCCCGGTCGACTACCACGTGCCCGCGGCGCTCGACGGCCCGGCCTTCATGCTGGGCGGCCAGCAGTACCCGCGCTACCGGCTGCTGATGGGCGGCGTGGCGCTGGCGATGTTCGGCCTGCTCTACCTGCTGCTGACGCGCACCCGCGTGGGCATCATCGTGCGCTCGGCCATCTACCGGCCGCGCATGGTCGAGGCGCTGGGCCACAACGTGCAGCAGGTGTTCATGGGCGTGTTCGGCGTGGGTGCGGCCCTGGCCGGCCTGGCCGGGGCCATTGCCGGCGCCTTCTACACCACCAGCCCGAACATGGCGCTCGAGGTGGGCGTGATGGTGTTCGTGGTGGTGGTGGTCGGTGGCCTCGGATCGCTGGGCGGCGCCATGCTGGCCTCGCTGCTGATCGGCCTGATGACCTCGCTGGCCGTGGGCATCGACCACAGTCTGGCCGACGCCCTGACGCTGGTGGGCGCCGGCACCTGGGCCCAGGGCGTGGGCGGGCTGCTGACGCTCAAGCTGTCCAGCCTGGCGGCCACGCTGCCGTTCGCCCTGATGTTGTTGGTCCTGCTGCTGCGTCCGCAAGGGCTGCTCGGCGACAAGACCTGA
- a CDS encoding branched-chain amino acid ABC transporter permease: MRNSTSLLLGGVALLAALPALLSAGLLNAAVQMLIAALFASAYGLLAGRAGMLSFGHAAYFGVGAYATVHAMNAFNGAGLLPTPLMPLAGAGAGLVFGIVAGWFATQRSGTAFAMITLAIAELLHALAPQLKSLFGGESGISAMRSAAWGLDFGSTTQVYYLTLAWVLLSLALLHFHTRTPAGRLTLGLRENSHRLRFLGHDVHWLGVSAFAISGLFSGVAGALQVLANEAVNYVVFDAHVSASVVLNSYIGGVGVFLGPALGAALMSFFGYAVSDATQAWLLYQGLLFVLVMMFMPEGLVVLGGAAMRRLRQMGVARALPWLLAWLLAVLLLAAGTVFLVELLQRLCAQDYRALARAAGAWPPVSLFGRAWAPAAAATWAWPALMLAGGGALLAWAQRRLQAKETPA; encoded by the coding sequence ATGCGCAACTCCACTTCCCTGTTGCTGGGCGGCGTGGCCCTGCTCGCCGCCTTGCCGGCCCTGCTCAGCGCGGGCCTGCTCAACGCCGCGGTGCAGATGCTGATCGCAGCGCTGTTTGCCAGTGCCTACGGCCTGCTCGCCGGCCGCGCCGGCATGCTCTCGTTCGGCCATGCGGCCTACTTCGGTGTGGGCGCGTACGCCACGGTGCATGCGATGAACGCGTTCAACGGCGCCGGCCTGCTGCCCACGCCCTTGATGCCGCTGGCCGGTGCCGGCGCCGGGCTGGTGTTCGGCATCGTGGCCGGATGGTTTGCCACCCAGCGCAGCGGCACCGCGTTCGCCATGATCACGCTGGCCATCGCCGAGCTGCTGCACGCGCTGGCGCCGCAGCTCAAGTCGCTGTTCGGTGGCGAGTCGGGCATCTCGGCCATGCGCAGTGCGGCCTGGGGCCTGGACTTCGGCTCCACCACCCAGGTCTATTACCTGACCCTGGCCTGGGTGCTGCTCTCGCTGGCGCTGCTGCACTTCCACACCCGCACGCCGGCCGGCCGCCTGACCCTGGGCCTGCGCGAGAACAGCCACCGCCTGCGCTTTCTGGGCCACGACGTGCACTGGCTGGGTGTCTCGGCCTTTGCCATCTCGGGCCTGTTCTCGGGCGTGGCCGGTGCGCTGCAGGTGCTGGCCAACGAGGCGGTGAACTACGTGGTGTTCGACGCCCATGTCTCGGCCAGCGTGGTGCTCAACAGCTACATCGGCGGCGTCGGCGTGTTTCTCGGCCCGGCCCTGGGCGCCGCGCTGATGAGCTTTTTCGGCTATGCGGTGTCCGACGCCACCCAGGCCTGGCTGCTGTACCAGGGGCTGCTGTTCGTGCTGGTGATGATGTTCATGCCCGAGGGCCTGGTGGTGCTGGGCGGGGCCGCCATGCGCCGGCTGCGCCAGATGGGCGTGGCGCGCGCCCTGCCCTGGCTGCTGGCCTGGCTGTTGGCCGTGCTGCTGCTGGCGGCCGGCACCGTGTTTCTGGTGGAACTGCTGCAGCGGCTGTGCGCGCAGGACTACCGCGCCCTGGCCCGCGCGGCCGGCGCCTGGCCGCCGGTGAGCCTGTTCGGGCGCGCCTGGGCCCCGGCGGCGGCGGCCACCTGGGCCTGGCCGGCGCTGATGCTGGCCGGCGGCGGCGCGCTGCTGGCCTGGGCGCAACGTCGACTGCAAGCCAAGGAGACCCCGGCATGA
- a CDS encoding ABC transporter ATP-binding protein, which yields MSPPILQLSGLRKSFGETDIIRGVELDLAAGERRALIGPNGAGKSTLFHLISGNLAPSAGTIRFQGRDITGLAPQRINRQGLARSFQITNIFPRLSVFENIRLAVLRLQPQPTAFWRRIDRLPGLREATEALLERVRLQGRAQGLAGELSYSEQRSLEIAMTLASDPQLILLDEPMAGMSGEETDYTMELIRELTEGRALLIVEHDMDVVFKLADQISVLVYGELIATGTPEQIRQHQGVREAYLGEETAA from the coding sequence ATGAGCCCCCCCATCCTGCAGCTGAGCGGCCTGCGCAAGTCGTTCGGCGAGACCGACATCATCCGCGGTGTCGAGCTCGACCTCGCCGCCGGCGAACGCCGCGCGCTGATCGGCCCCAACGGCGCCGGCAAGTCAACGCTGTTCCACCTGATCTCGGGCAATCTGGCGCCGAGTGCCGGCACCATCCGCTTCCAGGGGCGCGACATCACCGGCCTGGCGCCCCAGCGCATCAACCGCCAGGGGCTGGCGCGCTCGTTCCAGATCACCAACATCTTTCCCCGGCTCAGCGTCTTCGAGAACATCCGCCTGGCCGTGTTGCGCCTGCAGCCGCAGCCCACCGCGTTCTGGCGCCGCATCGACCGCCTGCCCGGCCTGCGCGAGGCCACCGAGGCCCTGCTGGAGCGGGTGCGCCTGCAGGGCCGTGCCCAGGGGCTGGCCGGCGAGCTGAGCTACTCGGAGCAGCGCTCGCTGGAGATCGCCATGACCCTGGCCTCGGACCCGCAGCTGATCCTGCTGGACGAACCCATGGCCGGCATGTCGGGCGAGGAGACCGACTACACGATGGAACTGATCCGCGAGCTGACCGAAGGCCGCGCGCTGCTGATCGTCGAGCACGACATGGACGTGGTCTTCAAGCTGGCCGACCAGATCAGCGTGCTGGTGTATGGCGAGCTCATCGCCACCGGCACGCCCGAGCAGATCCGCCAGCACCAGGGTGTGCGCGAAGCCTACCTGGGCGAGGAGACGGCGGCATGA
- a CDS encoding ABC transporter ATP-binding protein, with protein MSALLTVENLHAHYGKSHILQGVNFSVGEAQVLSLLGRNGSGRSTTLKALMGLVPPSAGSVRLATRELAGNPPNRICRAGLAYVPEEREVFANLSVDENLRMGEQPAAPDAPRWTTQQMFEYFPRLKERRHTRAGSLSGGEQQMLTICRSLLGNPRVILIDEPTEGLAPMIVAQVGECIKDMRAKGVSVVLVEQKLAIALKVSDRVCVMGHGRIVFDGTPGQLQSDPALLAQWLAV; from the coding sequence ATGAGCGCCTTGCTGACGGTCGAGAACCTGCACGCCCACTACGGCAAGAGCCACATCCTGCAAGGCGTGAACTTCAGCGTCGGCGAGGCCCAGGTGCTCAGCCTGCTGGGCCGCAACGGCTCGGGGCGCTCCACCACCCTCAAGGCCCTGATGGGCCTGGTGCCGCCCAGCGCTGGCAGCGTGCGCCTGGCCACGCGCGAACTGGCGGGCAACCCACCCAACCGCATCTGCCGCGCCGGCCTGGCCTATGTGCCCGAGGAACGCGAGGTCTTCGCCAACCTGAGCGTGGACGAGAACCTGCGCATGGGCGAGCAGCCCGCCGCGCCGGACGCACCGCGCTGGACGACGCAGCAGATGTTCGAGTACTTCCCGCGCCTGAAGGAGCGCCGGCACACCCGCGCCGGCAGCCTGTCGGGCGGCGAGCAGCAGATGCTGACCATCTGCCGCTCGCTGCTGGGCAACCCGCGCGTGATCCTGATCGACGAACCCACCGAAGGCCTGGCGCCGATGATCGTGGCGCAGGTGGGTGAGTGCATCAAGGACATGCGCGCCAAGGGCGTCTCGGTGGTGCTGGTGGAACAAAAGCTGGCCATCGCGCTGAAGGTCTCGGACCGGGTGTGCGTGATGGGCCATGGGCGCATCGTGTTCGACGGCACGCCCGGTCAACTGCAGTCCGACCCCGCCCTGCTGGCGCAGTGGCTGGCGGTTTGA
- a CDS encoding 3-keto-5-aminohexanoate cleavage protein, which produces MSDKVIISCAITGSVHTPTMSPHLPLTPEQIAQQAIEAAEAGAAILHLHARDPVDGRPTPDPAVFAQFVPRIRAATDAVINITTGGSTRMTLDERLAYPLQAAPEMCSLNMGSMNFSIHPAARKYTHWQHDWEKPYIEGMEDLIFRNTFRDIRHILQVLGHERGTRFEFECYDVGHLYTLAHFRDEGLISGPIFLQCIFGILGGLGPDPENLATMRTTADRLFGRGGYRFSVLGAGRHQMPLLTMAAVMGGHVRVGLEDSLYLGRGQLARSCAEQVRKIRRILDELSLEVATPAEARAMLALKGADAVNF; this is translated from the coding sequence ATGTCCGACAAAGTCATCATCTCCTGCGCCATCACCGGCTCGGTGCACACGCCCACGATGTCACCGCATCTGCCGCTGACACCCGAGCAGATCGCCCAGCAGGCCATCGAGGCCGCCGAGGCCGGCGCCGCCATCCTGCACCTGCACGCGCGCGACCCGGTGGACGGCCGCCCCACGCCCGACCCGGCGGTGTTTGCCCAGTTCGTGCCCCGCATCCGGGCGGCCACCGACGCGGTGATCAACATCACCACCGGCGGCAGCACCCGCATGACGCTCGACGAGCGCCTGGCCTACCCGCTGCAGGCCGCCCCCGAGATGTGCTCGCTGAACATGGGCTCGATGAACTTCAGCATCCACCCGGCGGCACGCAAGTACACGCACTGGCAGCACGACTGGGAGAAGCCCTACATCGAGGGCATGGAGGACCTGATCTTCCGCAACACCTTCCGCGACATCCGCCACATCCTGCAGGTGCTGGGCCACGAGCGCGGCACCCGCTTCGAGTTCGAGTGCTACGACGTGGGCCACCTCTACACGCTGGCCCACTTTCGCGACGAAGGGCTGATCAGCGGGCCGATCTTCCTGCAGTGCATCTTCGGCATCCTCGGCGGCCTGGGCCCCGATCCCGAGAACCTGGCCACCATGCGCACCACGGCCGACCGCCTGTTCGGCCGCGGCGGCTACCGCTTCTCGGTGCTGGGCGCCGGCCGCCACCAGATGCCCCTGCTGACCATGGCGGCGGTGATGGGCGGCCATGTGCGGGTGGGGCTGGAGGACAGCCTCTACCTGGGCCGCGGCCAGCTGGCCCGCAGCTGCGCCGAGCAGGTGCGCAAGATCCGCCGCATCCTCGACGAGCTGTCGCTCGAGGTGGCCACGCCCGCCGAGGCGCGCGCGATGCTGGCGCTCAAGGGCGCCGATGCCGTCAACTTCTGA
- a CDS encoding SDR family NAD(P)-dependent oxidoreductase — MEKLLQDRVALVTGAGGGLGRAHALELARHGARVIVNDIAGADFGAAARSVVAEIRAQGGDAQLHLGDVTRSDDMQQMAQQAHTAWGRIDILVNNAGILRDKSFAKMGLDDFRRVLDVHVMGAVHATKAVWAQMQAQHYGRIVMTTSSSGLYGNFGQSNYGAAKMALVGLMQTLALEGARRNIRVNCLAPTAATGMTHGILPAEALERLTPERVSPALIALCTEDAPTRMILLAGAGSFEAAHVTLTQGIQLPDGADTGARLCGLLDQVRQRDGELVPEEGWAQYQLELQKAADAARAAA, encoded by the coding sequence ATGGAAAAACTTCTGCAAGACCGCGTGGCCCTGGTCACCGGCGCCGGTGGCGGCCTGGGCCGCGCCCACGCACTCGAGCTCGCGCGCCACGGCGCACGGGTGATCGTCAACGACATTGCCGGCGCCGACTTCGGTGCCGCCGCACGCAGCGTGGTGGCCGAGATCCGCGCCCAGGGCGGCGACGCCCAGCTGCACCTGGGCGACGTGACCCGCAGCGACGACATGCAACAGATGGCGCAGCAGGCGCACACGGCCTGGGGCCGCATCGACATCCTGGTCAACAACGCCGGCATCCTGCGCGACAAGAGCTTTGCCAAGATGGGCCTGGACGACTTTCGCCGCGTGCTCGACGTGCATGTGATGGGTGCCGTGCACGCCACCAAGGCGGTGTGGGCGCAGATGCAGGCGCAGCACTACGGCCGCATCGTGATGACGACCTCGTCGTCGGGCCTGTACGGCAACTTCGGCCAGTCGAACTACGGCGCGGCCAAGATGGCCCTGGTGGGCCTGATGCAGACGCTGGCCCTGGAAGGCGCCCGGCGCAACATCCGGGTCAACTGCCTGGCCCCCACTGCCGCCACCGGCATGACCCACGGCATCCTGCCGGCCGAGGCGCTGGAGCGCCTGACACCCGAGCGGGTGAGCCCGGCCCTGATTGCGCTGTGTACCGAGGATGCCCCCACGCGCATGATTCTTCTGGCGGGCGCGGGCAGCTTCGAGGCCGCCCACGTCACCCTGACCCAGGGCATCCAGCTGCCCGATGGCGCCGACACCGGCGCACGCCTGTGCGGCCTGCTCGACCAGGTGCGGCAGCGTGACGGCGAACTCGTGCCCGAGGAGGGCTGGGCGCAATACCAGCTCGAGCTGCAGAAGGCCGCCGACGCCGCGCGGGCGGCGGCATGA
- a CDS encoding PRC-barrel domain-containing protein, with protein MNPTLISSDRVEGTSVYNLAGDKLGTIDCVMIDKLSGHTRYAVLEFGGFLGMGTDLYPVPWSVLRYDTSLGGYVVPITADQLEAAPKYDKDTLPDYSDSYGRSVSEHYGALHL; from the coding sequence ATGAACCCGACCCTGATTTCCTCTGACCGCGTGGAAGGCACCAGCGTCTACAACCTGGCCGGCGACAAGCTGGGCACGATCGACTGCGTGATGATCGACAAGCTGAGCGGCCACACTCGCTACGCCGTGCTGGAGTTCGGCGGCTTCCTGGGCATGGGCACCGACCTGTACCCGGTGCCCTGGAGCGTGCTGCGCTACGACACCTCTCTGGGCGGCTACGTGGTGCCGATCACCGCCGATCAGCTGGAAGCCGCACCCAAGTACGACAAGGACACGCTGCCCGACTACAGCGACAGCTATGGCCGCAGCGTCAGCGAGCACTACGGCGCGCTGCACCTTTGA
- a CDS encoding DUF1345 domain-containing protein, protein MGSRKPAQGSPHSGPRSTVRSNAPGHPAGTASGSPAGNPARRPRLATLLRSRPRLWWSAGSGLAVGLAAAAGLTGLPVQGAWATPFLLGWNSFALIYLALAWHLVHGASHEAVRQRAVSQHDGRHAVLALGVAAVLVALLAIASQLGAVRTLHGLARQAHLALAVLTVATAWLVTQALFALHYAHDFYVARLHGLPDPLQFPQTPDPDYGDFFYFACVIGTSGQTADVAFSTSRLRRVGALHCMQAWVFNATTLALGVNIAAGML, encoded by the coding sequence ATGGGCTCGCGCAAGCCGGCGCAGGGCAGCCCGCACAGCGGGCCGCGCAGCACTGTGCGCAGCAACGCACCCGGCCACCCGGCCGGCACCGCATCCGGCAGCCCGGCCGGCAACCCTGCCCGGCGGCCCCGACTGGCGACGCTGCTGCGCAGCCGGCCACGGCTGTGGTGGTCGGCCGGCAGCGGGCTGGCCGTGGGCCTGGCCGCGGCGGCCGGCCTCACCGGCCTGCCCGTGCAGGGCGCCTGGGCCACGCCCTTCTTGCTGGGCTGGAACAGCTTTGCGCTGATCTACCTGGCACTGGCCTGGCACCTGGTGCATGGCGCCTCGCACGAGGCCGTGCGCCAGCGCGCCGTCTCGCAGCACGACGGCCGCCACGCGGTGCTGGCGCTCGGCGTGGCGGCGGTGCTGGTGGCGCTGCTGGCCATTGCCTCGCAGCTGGGTGCGGTGCGCACGCTGCACGGCCTGGCGCGGCAGGCCCATCTGGCGCTGGCGGTGTTGACCGTGGCCACCGCCTGGCTGGTGACCCAGGCGCTGTTTGCGCTGCACTACGCGCATGACTTTTACGTGGCCCGGCTGCACGGCCTGCCCGATCCGCTGCAGTTTCCGCAGACGCCCGACCCCGACTACGGCGACTTCTTCTACTTCGCCTGCGTCATCGGCACCTCGGGCCAGACGGCCGATGTGGCCTTCAGCACCTCGCGCCTGCGCCGTGTGGGTGCGCTGCACTGCATGCAGGCCTGGGTGTTCAACGCCACCACGCTGGCGCTGGGCGTCAACATCGCGGCCGGCATGCTGTAG
- a CDS encoding hybrid sensor histidine kinase/response regulator — MTHPPAKILVVDDTASNLMVMQALLARDDVQVLTARSGPEALELLLLHDVALALLDVQMPEMDGPALATLMRGTERTRLVPIIFVTAIDPDPQRRYRGYEAGAVDFVYKPVEPVVLRSKVEVFLSLHRQQRELDARMRELERAVALNQMVIGSLSHDIRTPLAALTLNAELVMRRAENPAVQEAGQRIKAAIGMLGRQIDHLVNLASLTDGMLEPRIADGDLPTLVRERAQACLPGLLEAGQLQLNIDGDAALAFDPTLVTQALDQLMILMAAHRGEQTVQLQIDGHARRLVLLRLHTPAVLPEAVQAHLFGGGPHQPGVAGVRVGPGLALVERIARSHGGSLIGRSRARDGTLFELMLPRQPGGGAP, encoded by the coding sequence ATGACCCACCCCCCCGCCAAGATCCTGGTCGTCGACGACACCGCCTCCAACCTGATGGTGATGCAGGCGCTGCTGGCCCGCGACGATGTGCAGGTGCTCACCGCGCGCTCCGGCCCCGAGGCGCTGGAGCTGCTGCTGCTGCACGATGTGGCGCTGGCGCTGCTGGATGTGCAGATGCCCGAGATGGACGGCCCGGCGCTGGCCACGCTGATGCGCGGCACCGAGCGCACACGCCTGGTGCCGATCATCTTCGTCACCGCCATCGATCCCGATCCGCAGCGCCGCTACCGCGGCTACGAGGCCGGTGCGGTCGACTTCGTCTACAAGCCGGTCGAGCCGGTGGTGCTGCGCTCGAAGGTCGAGGTGTTTCTGTCGCTGCACCGCCAGCAGCGCGAGCTGGATGCGCGCATGCGCGAGCTCGAGCGCGCGGTGGCGCTCAACCAGATGGTCATCGGCTCGCTGTCGCACGACATCCGCACGCCGCTGGCGGCCCTGACGCTGAACGCCGAGCTGGTGATGCGCCGTGCCGAGAACCCGGCGGTGCAGGAGGCCGGCCAGCGCATCAAGGCCGCCATCGGCATGCTGGGCCGGCAGATCGACCACCTGGTCAACCTGGCCAGCCTGACCGACGGCATGCTCGAGCCGCGCATCGCCGATGGCGACCTGCCGACCCTGGTGCGCGAGCGCGCCCAGGCCTGCCTGCCCGGCCTGCTGGAGGCCGGCCAGCTGCAGCTGAACATCGATGGCGACGCCGCACTGGCCTTCGACCCCACCCTGGTGACCCAGGCCCTCGACCAGCTGATGATCCTGATGGCCGCGCACCGCGGCGAGCAGACGGTGCAGCTGCAGATCGACGGCCACGCACGCCGGCTGGTGCTGTTGCGCCTGCACACGCCGGCCGTGCTGCCCGAGGCGGTGCAGGCCCACCTGTTTGGCGGCGGCCCGCATCAGCCGGGGGTGGCCGGCGTGCGCGTGGGCCCCGGCCTGGCGCTGGTGGAGCGCATTGCGCGCAGCCATGGCGGCTCGCTGATCGGCCGTTCGCGCGCGCGCGACGGCACGCTGTTCGAGCTGATGCTGCCGCGCCAGCCGGGCGGCGGTGCGCCCTGA
- a CDS encoding CheR family methyltransferase produces the protein MELQLLLQAVHLRYQHDFRQYAPASMRRRMRQAMDGLGFARLSDLQHAVLRDEALFNCLLQYLTVQVSDMFRDPGYFLALREQVLPELATYPSLKLWVAGCSRGEEVWSLAVLLHEAGLLERSIIYATDINPQALQQAESGVFALERAAQFERNHRLAGGHGALSAHWHAGRDTLVFKRSLRRQIVFADHSLATDAVFSELHLVSCRNVLIYFDDALQARAVGLFREALVRRGFLGLGGRETLQFGPHAPAFRALPGLPAEVRWYQRL, from the coding sequence ATGGAACTGCAGCTGCTGCTGCAGGCCGTGCACCTGCGCTACCAGCACGACTTTCGCCAGTACGCGCCGGCCTCCATGCGCCGCCGCATGCGCCAGGCCATGGACGGCCTGGGCTTTGCGCGCCTCAGCGATCTGCAGCATGCGGTACTGCGCGACGAGGCACTGTTCAACTGCCTGCTGCAGTACCTGACCGTGCAGGTGAGCGACATGTTCCGCGACCCCGGCTACTTTCTCGCGCTGCGCGAGCAGGTGCTGCCCGAGCTGGCCACCTACCCCTCGCTCAAGCTGTGGGTGGCCGGCTGCAGCCGCGGCGAAGAGGTGTGGTCGCTGGCCGTGCTGCTGCACGAGGCCGGCCTGCTGGAGCGCAGCATCATCTACGCCACCGACATCAACCCGCAGGCCCTGCAGCAGGCCGAGTCGGGCGTATTCGCGCTCGAGCGTGCGGCGCAGTTCGAGCGCAACCACCGCCTGGCCGGTGGCCACGGTGCGCTGTCGGCGCACTGGCATGCCGGGCGCGACACGCTGGTGTTCAAGCGCTCGCTGCGTCGCCAGATCGTGTTTGCCGACCACAGCCTGGCCACCGACGCGGTGTTTTCCGAGCTGCACCTGGTGTCGTGCCGCAATGTGCTGATCTACTTTGACGATGCGCTGCAGGCGCGTGCCGTGGGGCTGTTTCGCGAGGCCTTGGTGCGGCGCGGCTTTCTGGGCCTGGGCGGGCGCGAGACGCTGCAGTTCGGCCCGCATGCGCCGGCCTTTCGCGCGCTGCCCGGCCTGCCGGCCGAGGTGCGCTGGTACCAGCGCCTGTGA